In Balearica regulorum gibbericeps isolate bBalReg1 chromosome 2, bBalReg1.pri, whole genome shotgun sequence, one DNA window encodes the following:
- the NACAD gene encoding NAC-alpha domain-containing protein 1 isoform X2 — MPGESVKTEGLGGLEKENGMPEGSEAAPPPAAGPPPMPAKEEARPQPEGASCDPGPPAAAPPAEACRPPLPADPLDTRIVMGEETRSPAAPELRGGPPPPAVPCPFPAPTKDPPQRQAAEPPPGRPPAAALDPDLFFTAPSTPIRVGGSRLPPPAEEQTDGESEGLCSPPTSPSGSYMTAEGGSWGSSGTASTSPSCSPNLVAEAEGMVEGDAMVGLPTCLEDPPAFTPPSPEEEEEEEEDEDDGPFAPPGDEDDDGQTPEEEEDEDEEEEWEMSGGEGLPGAGLIPAALLPFRGSLLFQAEAVEIAPLPPGTAPLPLSGEEEEEEDEEEEEEGGSTSASFLRSLSETSITEGVDESFAFRDDTSASSDSAAYDGEEDERLYGTERHAVGTEGGPPSTATAPPATGASGDGGIELHLHAGTAPATSGSAEGSPRHRCGEEPASAVPGTEGAGEEDLGAERLELGAQEREGSKTPPAPSGEDGVEPDGEIFLTSSSSSSELEEASALEPDVPQEPDPVLRGCPLPEPPQLPEEAVAGAEEEPVLRDDSGTAAPGEGPGTEPAVSGNVLQPPGPCSGESGDPQSDGLGDDGVAPANGETQGSHGSDGDDDGDGDHELGTVRTGSPELATTDGHDETDTAATDLLPSVTPSLPDETDTAATDLAPSVTPSLPEETDTAATDLAPSVTPSLPEETDTAATDLAPSVTPSLPDETDTVATDLAPSVMPSLPDEMDTVATDLVPSVTPSLPEETDTVATDLVPSVTPSLPDEMDTAATDLVPSVTDTAATDLEPLVTTSPLDETDTAATDLVPSVTPSPPEEPDTAATDLAHLVTSSPPEEPDTPATDRDLVPSVTPSPPDELDTVATELVTPGLLDEQDTAVTDSDLVSSVTPSPPEEQETATTDLVPSVTPSPPHELDVTATNLAPSVTPSPPDEQHTMATDPDLAPSVTPSPPDEQDTMATDPDLAPSVTPSPPDEPDAAATDSLPDEQDALATDLAPSVTPSPSDEPDIMATDLVPSVTPSPLDEPDITATDLASSVTPSPPDDITPPPPPAQAEPPERPATVCSTARGTPTRPPGAAGEAPEEWDATTASSEESSPELLDTSRSRTDSSFFTAPEDSAGEAAAPPRPPSSSSEEEEEDEEDAAARRCLALCLPASPPAIPPLVFTASEREVYVGVPPAPLELLPPPGAFSESGAAWQRREDRQQVTAMLRGSFGDLPAPRLPPRPPEPPEVPAEPPQGPPGDGGPEEPPTPRPGDEPPGQTAGETDAKVAGESGPPSPPSEPPAPPGQQEEEGVTAGAGSSPQPAPGAGEGGDAQPEPPPEPSGEAAPPEPPSPPPAPRPLLPKLSQVPPLAAAPSLPSPDPAHGPQDTSGLPAGEERPSVLPPARKHLEAPQPSPHKEKEARGRQAGTGSRGPPRGSLQSESSSSSEAEAPYPCPEIQRLREAAGIALRHDKQPPAPRRCEANHKGSCNESESNDESIPELEEPEGSEPPPAQTQAQLTHSLGTGEETVSKAKQSRSEKKARKAMSKLGLRQIHGVTRITIRKSKNILFVITKPDVFKSPASDIYIVFGEAKIEDLSQQVHKAAAEKFKVPMEHSPLITETAPTLTIKEESEEEEEVDETGLEVRDIELVMAQANVSRPKAVRALRHNNNDIVNAIMELTM; from the exons cccccccgccTGCCGCAGGCCCCCCGCCGATGCCCGCCAAGGAGGAGGCTCGCCCGCAGCCCGAGGGGGCCAGCTGCGACCccggcccccccgccgccgctccccccgccgAGGCCTGCCGGCCCCCCCTGCCCGCCGACCCCCTGGACACCCGCATCGTCATGGGGGAGGAGACGcgctcccccgccgcccccgagctccgggggggtccccccccacccgccgTGCCTTGTCCCTTCCCCGCTCCCACCAAAGACCCCCCGCAGCGCCAAGCGGCCGAGCCCCCCCCGGGCAgaccccccgccgccgccctggACCCCGACCTCTTCTTCACGGCCCCCTCCACCCCCATCCGGGTCGGGGGGTCCCGGTTGCCGCCCCCCGCCGAGGAGCAGACGGACGGGGAGAGCGaggggctctgctccccccccacctccccctccGGTTCCTACATGACGGCCGaggggggcagctggggctcCTCCGGCACCGCCAGCACCTCCCCGTCCTGCTCCCCCAACCTGGTGGCCGAGGCCGAAGGCATGGTGGAAGGTGACGCCATGGTGGGGCTGCCCACCTGCCTGGAGGATCCCCCTGCCTTCACCCCGCCGTctcctgaggaggaggaggaggaggaagaagatgaggACGACGGGCCCTTTGCCCCGCCGGGGGATGAGGATGATGATGGGCAGacgccggaggaggaggaggatgaggatgaggaggaggagtgggagATGTCGGGGGGCGAGGGGCTCCCCGGTGCGGGTCTGATCCCGGCGGCGCTGCTGCCCTTCCGCGGCAGCCTGCTCTTCCAGGCCGAGGCGGTGGAGAtcgccccgctgccccccggcacggcccccctgcccctctccggcgaggaggaggaagaggaggatgaggaggaagaagaggagggcGGCAGCACCTCGGCCTCCTTCCTGCGCTCACTGTCTGAGACCTCCATCACCGAGGGGGTGGACGAGTCCTTCGCCTTCCGCGACGACACCTCCGCCTCCTCCGACTCGGCCGCCTACGACGGCGAGGAAGACGAGCGGCTCTACGGCACCGAGCGCCACGCCGTGGGGACCGAGGGGGGACCCCCCAGCACCGCCACCGCGCCCCCCGCCACCGGCGCCTCTGGGGATGGCGGCATCGAGCTCCACCTTCACGCCGGGACGGCCCCGGCCACCTCGGGCTCAGCGGAGGGTTCCCCCCGGCACCGGTGCGGCGAGGAGCCGGCGAGCGCAGTGCCCGGCACGGAGGGTGCCGGCGAGGAAGACCTCGGTGCTGAGCGGCTGGAGCTGGGGGCGCAGGAGCGGGAAGGCAGCAAGACCCCCCCGGCACCTTCCGGAGAAGACGGCGTGGAGCCGGACGGCGAGATCttcctcacctcctcctcttcctcctcggAGCTGGAGGAGGCCTCAGCCCTGGAGCCTGACGTCCCACAGGAGCCGGACCCCGTTTTGAGGGGGTGTCCCCTACCggagcccccccagctccccgaGGAGGCCGTGGCGGGTGCCGAGGAGGAGCCGGTGCTGAGGGATGATTCCGGCACGGCAGCGCCAGGAGAGGGGCCCGGCACGGAGCCGGCGGTGAGCGGCAACgtcctgcagccccccggccccTGCTCCGGGGAGTCCGGGGACCCCCAAAGCGATGGGCTGGGGGACGATGGCGTGGCACCGGCTAACGGAGAGACTCAGGGCAGCCATGGGAGCGATGGTGACGACGATGGTGACGGTGACCATGAGCTTGGCACCGTGAGAACGGGGAGCCCTGAGCTGGCAACCACCGATGGCCACGATGAGACGGACACCGCGGCCACCGACCTACTGCCATCAGTGACGCCCAGCCTGCCAGATGAGACGGACACCGCGGCCACCGACCTGGCGCCATCGGTGACGCCCAGCCTGCCAGAGGAGACGGACACCGCGGCCACCGACCTGGCGCCATCGGTGACGCCCAGCCTGCCAGAGGAGACGGACACCGCGGCCACCGACCTGGCGCCGTCGGTGACGCCCAGCCTGCCAGATGAGACGGACACCGTGGCCACCGACCTGGCGCCATCGGTGATGCCCAGCCTGCCAGATGAGATGGACACCGTGGCCACCGACCTCGTGCCGTCGGTGACGCCCAGCCTGCCAGAGGAGACGGACACCGTGGCCACCGACCTGGTGCCATCGGTGACGCCCAGCCTGCCAGATGAGATGGACACCGCGGCCACCGACTTGGTGCCATCGGTGACTGACACCGCAGCCACTGACCTGGAGCCGTTGGTGACAACCAGCCCACTGGATGAGACGGACACCGCGGCCACTGACCTGGTGCCATCGGTGACGCCCAGCCCACCGGAGGAGCCGGACACCGCAGCCACTGACCTGGCACATCTGGTGACATCCAGCCCACCGGAGGAGCCAGACACCCCGGCCACCGACCGTGACCTGGTGCCATCAGTGACACCCAGCCCGCCGGATGAGCTGGACACTGTGGCCACTGAGCTGGTGACACCCGGTCTGCTGGATGAGCAGGACACTGCAGTCACCGACTCTGACCTGGTGTCATCGGTGACACCAAGCCcaccagaggagcaggagaCTGCAACCACCGACCTGGTGCCATCGGTGACACCCAGCCCACCACACGAGCTGGATGTCACGGCCACCAACCTGGCACCATCGGTGACACCCAGCCCGCCGGATGAGCAGCACAccatggccactgaccccgaCCTGGCACCATCGGTGACACCCAGCCCACCA GATGAGCAGGACAccatggccactgaccccgaC CTGGCGCCATCGGTGACACCCAGCCCGCCGGATGAGCCGGATGCTGCAGCCACCGACAGCCTGCCGGATGAGCAGGACGCCTTGGCCACCGACCTGGCGCCATCGGTGACACCCAGCCCATCGGATGAGCCGGACATCATGGCCACCGACCTGGTGCCATCGGTGACACCCAGCCCCCTGGACGAGCCGGACATCACAGCCACCGACCTGGCATCATCAGTGACACCCAGCCCGCCGGATGACATCacgccacccccccccccagcacaggcCGAGCCCCCGGAGCGGCCGGCGACCGTCTGTTCCACGGCACGAGGGACACCGACGCGtccccccggggctgctggcGAAGCCCCCGAGGAGTGGGATGCCACCACCGCCTCCTCCGAGGAGTCGTCCCCGGAGCTGCTGGACACGTCCCGCTCCCGCACCGACTCCAGCTTCTTCACCGCCCCCGAGGACAGCGCGGGAGAGGCGGCcgccccccccagacccccgtCTTCCTCCTccgaggaagaagaggaggatgaggaggatgctgctgcccgTCGCTGCCTGGCCCTCTGCCTGCCCGCCTCGCCCCCCGCCATCCCCCCCTTGGTTTTCACCGCCTCGGAGCGGGAGGTGTATGTGGGGgtccccccggcccccctcGAACTGCTCCCACCACCCGGTGCCTTTTCGGAGAGCGGGGCGGCCTGGCAGCGCCGGGAGGACCGGCAGCAGGTCACCGCCATGTTACGGGGCTCCTTCGGGGACCTGCCggccccccgcctcccccccagGCCCCCGGAGCCCCCCGAGGTGCCGGCAGAGCCCCCGCAGGGCCCCCCCGGTGATGGGGGGCCGGAGGAGCCCCCGACCCCTCGGCCGGGCGATGAGCCCCCCGGCCAGACTGCTGGGGAAACCGATGCCAAAGTTGCAGGGGAGAgcggcccccccagcccccccagcgagcccccggccccccccgggcagcaggaggaagagggggtGACGGCGGGGGCCGGATCCAGCCCCCAGCCCGCTCCGGGTGCTGGCGAAGGGGGGGACGCTCAGCCGGAGCCCCCCCCGGAGCCGTCAGGGGAAGCGGCCCCCCCTGAGCCCCCCAgcccgccgccggccccccgCCCTCTGCTCCCCAAACTCAGCCAAGTGCCTCCTCTTGCCGCCGCGCCGTCGCTGCCGTCGCCGGATCCGGCCCACGGCCCCCAGGACACCTCAGGGCTCCCCGCCGGCGAGGAGCGTCCGTCTGTCCTGCCGCCCGCCAGGAAGCACCTCGAGG ccccccagccctccccgcaCAAGGAGAAGGAGGCGCGGGGCAGGCAGGCGGGGACGGGCAGCCGGGGGCCCCCCCGGGGGTCCCTGCAGTCGGAGTCGAGCTCCTCCAGCGAGGCGGAGGCCCCGTACCCCTGCCCCGAAATCCAGCGCCTGCGGGAAGCCGCCGGCATCGCCCTGCGCCACGACaagcagcccccggccccccgccgcTGCGAGGCCAACCATaaag GGTCGTGTAACGAGTCGGAGAGTAACGACGAGTCCATCCCCGAGCTGGAGGAACCCGAGGGCTCGGAGCCGCCGCCGGCCCAGACCCAG GCGCAGCTCACCCACTCGCTGGGCACCGGGGAGGAGACGGTCAGCAAGGCGAAGCAGAGCCGGAGCGAGAAGAAGGCCAGGAAG gccaTGTCCAAGCTGGGGCTGAGGCAGATCCACGGCGTCACCCGCATCACCATCCGCAAGTCCAAGAACATCCTCTTCGTCATCACCAAACCCGATGTCTTCAAGAGCCCCGCGTCCGACATCTACATCGTCTTCGGGGAAGCCAAG ATCGAGGACCTCTCGCAGCAAGTGCACAAGGCGGCAGCGGAGAAGTTCAAGGTGCCGATGGAGCACTCGCCCCTCATCACGGAGACGGCGCCCACCCTCACCATCAAGGAGgagagcgaggaggaggaggag GTGGACGAGACCGGGCTGGAGGTGAGGGACATCGAGCTGGTGATGGCCCAGGCCAACGTCTCGCGTCCCAAAGCCGTGCGGGCGCTTCGGCACAACAACAACGACATCGTCAACGCCATCATG GAGCTGACCATGTAG
- the NACAD gene encoding NAC-alpha domain-containing protein 1 isoform X1: MPGESVKTEGLGGLEKENGMPEGSEAAPPPAAGPPPMPAKEEARPQPEGASCDPGPPAAAPPAEACRPPLPADPLDTRIVMGEETRSPAAPELRGGPPPPAVPCPFPAPTKDPPQRQAAEPPPGRPPAAALDPDLFFTAPSTPIRVGGSRLPPPAEEQTDGESEGLCSPPTSPSGSYMTAEGGSWGSSGTASTSPSCSPNLVAEAEGMVEGDAMVGLPTCLEDPPAFTPPSPEEEEEEEEDEDDGPFAPPGDEDDDGQTPEEEEDEDEEEEWEMSGGEGLPGAGLIPAALLPFRGSLLFQAEAVEIAPLPPGTAPLPLSGEEEEEEDEEEEEEGGSTSASFLRSLSETSITEGVDESFAFRDDTSASSDSAAYDGEEDERLYGTERHAVGTEGGPPSTATAPPATGASGDGGIELHLHAGTAPATSGSAEGSPRHRCGEEPASAVPGTEGAGEEDLGAERLELGAQEREGSKTPPAPSGEDGVEPDGEIFLTSSSSSSELEEASALEPDVPQEPDPVLRGCPLPEPPQLPEEAVAGAEEEPVLRDDSGTAAPGEGPGTEPAVSGNVLQPPGPCSGESGDPQSDGLGDDGVAPANGETQGSHGSDGDDDGDGDHELGTVRTGSPELATTDGHDETDTAATDLLPSVTPSLPDETDTAATDLAPSVTPSLPEETDTAATDLAPSVTPSLPEETDTAATDLAPSVTPSLPDETDTVATDLAPSVMPSLPDEMDTVATDLVPSVTPSLPEETDTVATDLVPSVTPSLPDEMDTAATDLVPSVTDTAATDLEPLVTTSPLDETDTAATDLVPSVTPSPPEEPDTAATDLAHLVTSSPPEEPDTPATDRDLVPSVTPSPPDELDTVATELVTPGLLDEQDTAVTDSDLVSSVTPSPPEEQETATTDLVPSVTPSPPHELDVTATNLAPSVTPSPPDEQHTMATDPDLAPSVTPSPPNEPDTVATTLVTPSPPDEQDTMATDPDLAPSVTPSPPDEPDAAATDSLPDEQDALATDLAPSVTPSPSDEPDIMATDLVPSVTPSPLDEPDITATDLASSVTPSPPDDITPPPPPAQAEPPERPATVCSTARGTPTRPPGAAGEAPEEWDATTASSEESSPELLDTSRSRTDSSFFTAPEDSAGEAAAPPRPPSSSSEEEEEDEEDAAARRCLALCLPASPPAIPPLVFTASEREVYVGVPPAPLELLPPPGAFSESGAAWQRREDRQQVTAMLRGSFGDLPAPRLPPRPPEPPEVPAEPPQGPPGDGGPEEPPTPRPGDEPPGQTAGETDAKVAGESGPPSPPSEPPAPPGQQEEEGVTAGAGSSPQPAPGAGEGGDAQPEPPPEPSGEAAPPEPPSPPPAPRPLLPKLSQVPPLAAAPSLPSPDPAHGPQDTSGLPAGEERPSVLPPARKHLEAPQPSPHKEKEARGRQAGTGSRGPPRGSLQSESSSSSEAEAPYPCPEIQRLREAAGIALRHDKQPPAPRRCEANHKGSCNESESNDESIPELEEPEGSEPPPAQTQAQLTHSLGTGEETVSKAKQSRSEKKARKAMSKLGLRQIHGVTRITIRKSKNILFVITKPDVFKSPASDIYIVFGEAKIEDLSQQVHKAAAEKFKVPMEHSPLITETAPTLTIKEESEEEEEVDETGLEVRDIELVMAQANVSRPKAVRALRHNNNDIVNAIMELTM; encoded by the exons cccccccgccTGCCGCAGGCCCCCCGCCGATGCCCGCCAAGGAGGAGGCTCGCCCGCAGCCCGAGGGGGCCAGCTGCGACCccggcccccccgccgccgctccccccgccgAGGCCTGCCGGCCCCCCCTGCCCGCCGACCCCCTGGACACCCGCATCGTCATGGGGGAGGAGACGcgctcccccgccgcccccgagctccgggggggtccccccccacccgccgTGCCTTGTCCCTTCCCCGCTCCCACCAAAGACCCCCCGCAGCGCCAAGCGGCCGAGCCCCCCCCGGGCAgaccccccgccgccgccctggACCCCGACCTCTTCTTCACGGCCCCCTCCACCCCCATCCGGGTCGGGGGGTCCCGGTTGCCGCCCCCCGCCGAGGAGCAGACGGACGGGGAGAGCGaggggctctgctccccccccacctccccctccGGTTCCTACATGACGGCCGaggggggcagctggggctcCTCCGGCACCGCCAGCACCTCCCCGTCCTGCTCCCCCAACCTGGTGGCCGAGGCCGAAGGCATGGTGGAAGGTGACGCCATGGTGGGGCTGCCCACCTGCCTGGAGGATCCCCCTGCCTTCACCCCGCCGTctcctgaggaggaggaggaggaggaagaagatgaggACGACGGGCCCTTTGCCCCGCCGGGGGATGAGGATGATGATGGGCAGacgccggaggaggaggaggatgaggatgaggaggaggagtgggagATGTCGGGGGGCGAGGGGCTCCCCGGTGCGGGTCTGATCCCGGCGGCGCTGCTGCCCTTCCGCGGCAGCCTGCTCTTCCAGGCCGAGGCGGTGGAGAtcgccccgctgccccccggcacggcccccctgcccctctccggcgaggaggaggaagaggaggatgaggaggaagaagaggagggcGGCAGCACCTCGGCCTCCTTCCTGCGCTCACTGTCTGAGACCTCCATCACCGAGGGGGTGGACGAGTCCTTCGCCTTCCGCGACGACACCTCCGCCTCCTCCGACTCGGCCGCCTACGACGGCGAGGAAGACGAGCGGCTCTACGGCACCGAGCGCCACGCCGTGGGGACCGAGGGGGGACCCCCCAGCACCGCCACCGCGCCCCCCGCCACCGGCGCCTCTGGGGATGGCGGCATCGAGCTCCACCTTCACGCCGGGACGGCCCCGGCCACCTCGGGCTCAGCGGAGGGTTCCCCCCGGCACCGGTGCGGCGAGGAGCCGGCGAGCGCAGTGCCCGGCACGGAGGGTGCCGGCGAGGAAGACCTCGGTGCTGAGCGGCTGGAGCTGGGGGCGCAGGAGCGGGAAGGCAGCAAGACCCCCCCGGCACCTTCCGGAGAAGACGGCGTGGAGCCGGACGGCGAGATCttcctcacctcctcctcttcctcctcggAGCTGGAGGAGGCCTCAGCCCTGGAGCCTGACGTCCCACAGGAGCCGGACCCCGTTTTGAGGGGGTGTCCCCTACCggagcccccccagctccccgaGGAGGCCGTGGCGGGTGCCGAGGAGGAGCCGGTGCTGAGGGATGATTCCGGCACGGCAGCGCCAGGAGAGGGGCCCGGCACGGAGCCGGCGGTGAGCGGCAACgtcctgcagccccccggccccTGCTCCGGGGAGTCCGGGGACCCCCAAAGCGATGGGCTGGGGGACGATGGCGTGGCACCGGCTAACGGAGAGACTCAGGGCAGCCATGGGAGCGATGGTGACGACGATGGTGACGGTGACCATGAGCTTGGCACCGTGAGAACGGGGAGCCCTGAGCTGGCAACCACCGATGGCCACGATGAGACGGACACCGCGGCCACCGACCTACTGCCATCAGTGACGCCCAGCCTGCCAGATGAGACGGACACCGCGGCCACCGACCTGGCGCCATCGGTGACGCCCAGCCTGCCAGAGGAGACGGACACCGCGGCCACCGACCTGGCGCCATCGGTGACGCCCAGCCTGCCAGAGGAGACGGACACCGCGGCCACCGACCTGGCGCCGTCGGTGACGCCCAGCCTGCCAGATGAGACGGACACCGTGGCCACCGACCTGGCGCCATCGGTGATGCCCAGCCTGCCAGATGAGATGGACACCGTGGCCACCGACCTCGTGCCGTCGGTGACGCCCAGCCTGCCAGAGGAGACGGACACCGTGGCCACCGACCTGGTGCCATCGGTGACGCCCAGCCTGCCAGATGAGATGGACACCGCGGCCACCGACTTGGTGCCATCGGTGACTGACACCGCAGCCACTGACCTGGAGCCGTTGGTGACAACCAGCCCACTGGATGAGACGGACACCGCGGCCACTGACCTGGTGCCATCGGTGACGCCCAGCCCACCGGAGGAGCCGGACACCGCAGCCACTGACCTGGCACATCTGGTGACATCCAGCCCACCGGAGGAGCCAGACACCCCGGCCACCGACCGTGACCTGGTGCCATCAGTGACACCCAGCCCGCCGGATGAGCTGGACACTGTGGCCACTGAGCTGGTGACACCCGGTCTGCTGGATGAGCAGGACACTGCAGTCACCGACTCTGACCTGGTGTCATCGGTGACACCAAGCCcaccagaggagcaggagaCTGCAACCACCGACCTGGTGCCATCGGTGACACCCAGCCCACCACACGAGCTGGATGTCACGGCCACCAACCTGGCACCATCGGTGACACCCAGCCCGCCGGATGAGCAGCACAccatggccactgaccccgaCCTGGCACCATCGGTGACACCCAGCCCACCAAATGAGCCAGACACTGTGGCCACCACCCTGGTGACACCCAGCCCACCGGATGAGCAGGACAccatggccactgaccccgaC CTGGCGCCATCGGTGACACCCAGCCCGCCGGATGAGCCGGATGCTGCAGCCACCGACAGCCTGCCGGATGAGCAGGACGCCTTGGCCACCGACCTGGCGCCATCGGTGACACCCAGCCCATCGGATGAGCCGGACATCATGGCCACCGACCTGGTGCCATCGGTGACACCCAGCCCCCTGGACGAGCCGGACATCACAGCCACCGACCTGGCATCATCAGTGACACCCAGCCCGCCGGATGACATCacgccacccccccccccagcacaggcCGAGCCCCCGGAGCGGCCGGCGACCGTCTGTTCCACGGCACGAGGGACACCGACGCGtccccccggggctgctggcGAAGCCCCCGAGGAGTGGGATGCCACCACCGCCTCCTCCGAGGAGTCGTCCCCGGAGCTGCTGGACACGTCCCGCTCCCGCACCGACTCCAGCTTCTTCACCGCCCCCGAGGACAGCGCGGGAGAGGCGGCcgccccccccagacccccgtCTTCCTCCTccgaggaagaagaggaggatgaggaggatgctgctgcccgTCGCTGCCTGGCCCTCTGCCTGCCCGCCTCGCCCCCCGCCATCCCCCCCTTGGTTTTCACCGCCTCGGAGCGGGAGGTGTATGTGGGGgtccccccggcccccctcGAACTGCTCCCACCACCCGGTGCCTTTTCGGAGAGCGGGGCGGCCTGGCAGCGCCGGGAGGACCGGCAGCAGGTCACCGCCATGTTACGGGGCTCCTTCGGGGACCTGCCggccccccgcctcccccccagGCCCCCGGAGCCCCCCGAGGTGCCGGCAGAGCCCCCGCAGGGCCCCCCCGGTGATGGGGGGCCGGAGGAGCCCCCGACCCCTCGGCCGGGCGATGAGCCCCCCGGCCAGACTGCTGGGGAAACCGATGCCAAAGTTGCAGGGGAGAgcggcccccccagcccccccagcgagcccccggccccccccgggcagcaggaggaagagggggtGACGGCGGGGGCCGGATCCAGCCCCCAGCCCGCTCCGGGTGCTGGCGAAGGGGGGGACGCTCAGCCGGAGCCCCCCCCGGAGCCGTCAGGGGAAGCGGCCCCCCCTGAGCCCCCCAgcccgccgccggccccccgCCCTCTGCTCCCCAAACTCAGCCAAGTGCCTCCTCTTGCCGCCGCGCCGTCGCTGCCGTCGCCGGATCCGGCCCACGGCCCCCAGGACACCTCAGGGCTCCCCGCCGGCGAGGAGCGTCCGTCTGTCCTGCCGCCCGCCAGGAAGCACCTCGAGG ccccccagccctccccgcaCAAGGAGAAGGAGGCGCGGGGCAGGCAGGCGGGGACGGGCAGCCGGGGGCCCCCCCGGGGGTCCCTGCAGTCGGAGTCGAGCTCCTCCAGCGAGGCGGAGGCCCCGTACCCCTGCCCCGAAATCCAGCGCCTGCGGGAAGCCGCCGGCATCGCCCTGCGCCACGACaagcagcccccggccccccgccgcTGCGAGGCCAACCATaaag GGTCGTGTAACGAGTCGGAGAGTAACGACGAGTCCATCCCCGAGCTGGAGGAACCCGAGGGCTCGGAGCCGCCGCCGGCCCAGACCCAG GCGCAGCTCACCCACTCGCTGGGCACCGGGGAGGAGACGGTCAGCAAGGCGAAGCAGAGCCGGAGCGAGAAGAAGGCCAGGAAG gccaTGTCCAAGCTGGGGCTGAGGCAGATCCACGGCGTCACCCGCATCACCATCCGCAAGTCCAAGAACATCCTCTTCGTCATCACCAAACCCGATGTCTTCAAGAGCCCCGCGTCCGACATCTACATCGTCTTCGGGGAAGCCAAG ATCGAGGACCTCTCGCAGCAAGTGCACAAGGCGGCAGCGGAGAAGTTCAAGGTGCCGATGGAGCACTCGCCCCTCATCACGGAGACGGCGCCCACCCTCACCATCAAGGAGgagagcgaggaggaggaggag GTGGACGAGACCGGGCTGGAGGTGAGGGACATCGAGCTGGTGATGGCCCAGGCCAACGTCTCGCGTCCCAAAGCCGTGCGGGCGCTTCGGCACAACAACAACGACATCGTCAACGCCATCATG GAGCTGACCATGTAG